A single Acidobacteriota bacterium DNA region contains:
- a CDS encoding CPBP family intramembrane glutamic endopeptidase encodes MLYTITVLLSAAVGIFAQKECSIEEMGWDSPLSIAYLVYLLISVLIASLIMLRFFDKRAFATLGYSFDSGWTLEALTGIATGFLIIIAIFVMGTVSGIYRASLHQINLPVLAGSFVKYLLLIFMLAVFEEVLFRGYVFQTLVQGIGRIGAIILVSIFFGLGHYFNPNGTPAGAINTGLAGIFLAVAYLKTRSLWLPSFIHFSWNFTLGYILSFPVSGIRLKGAPLTVEYSGLEILTGGEFGPEASLFTTIVLLVVTILFIFLKRLRPSEPMARRWDKFLSEKHLSEEYMLKETTLPENSIVEKNGEHS; translated from the coding sequence ATGCTATATACTATAACCGTTCTCCTTTCCGCTGCGGTCGGTATCTTCGCTCAGAAAGAATGCTCCATCGAGGAGATGGGATGGGATTCCCCATTGTCCATTGCATACCTCGTCTATCTGCTTATCTCAGTATTAATTGCTTCTCTCATCATGCTCAGATTCTTCGATAAAAGAGCTTTCGCCACACTCGGCTATTCGTTCGATAGTGGATGGACGTTGGAAGCCCTCACCGGAATAGCGACCGGTTTTTTGATCATTATTGCCATCTTTGTCATGGGAACGGTATCGGGAATTTACCGGGCTTCATTACATCAGATTAACCTTCCCGTTCTGGCAGGATCCTTCGTGAAATACCTTCTTCTCATCTTTATGCTAGCTGTATTCGAAGAAGTCTTATTCAGGGGGTACGTTTTTCAGACTCTGGTACAGGGGATAGGCAGGATCGGAGCAATCATCCTCGTGTCCATCTTCTTTGGATTGGGCCATTATTTCAATCCTAATGGCACTCCAGCGGGAGCCATTAATACGGGTCTTGCCGGAATCTTTCTTGCCGTTGCGTACTTGAAGACCAGGTCGCTCTGGCTTCCATCCTTCATTCATTTCTCATGGAACTTCACTCTCGGTTACATCCTTTCCTTTCCCGTCAGCGGAATAAGGTTAAAAGGGGCGCCACTGACCGTAGAATACTCCGGTCTGGAGATCCTGACGGGTGGTGAATTTGGCCCCGAGGCAAGCCTCTTCACCACGATCGTTCTACTTGTGGTGACGATTCTCTTCATATTCCTGAAGAGGCTTCGACCCTCAGAACCCATGGCAAGAAGATGGGATAAATTTCTGTCAGAGAAGCATCTCTCAGAGGAATATATGTTGAAAGAGACAACCCTTCCTGAAAACTCAATAGTGGAAAAGAACGGCGAACATTCATGA